The sequence GTGTCTTCGCACTAGCTTGTCAATTAAAATAAGAGCGTGGTTGTACAAGCCGCTAACCCTTAGATATACTTGTCATAATCTTTTTGCAAACAGGTGAGATTCAGAGGAAGAGACCTCCAACGTACACAGGGTTTTTAGGACAAAGGCTTGTCACTGGTGTTAGTTTCTGGGTGAGTTATCTTAACATTTGCGTCAAGAATGCTCCGGGTTCTGTAGGCTTGAAGTAGTGCGGTTTTTCGCAAGCCATTCGTTCGAGGCTGTAGTACCAGGAGAAGGGTGTGAAACTGAGATTTGCCTAGAAACGTTTCGTTACCGGTGATTTGTGGGAGGTCTTGCATAGAAGCTTGGTCTTTCTTCGGCTGGACAACTTTATATAGTGCGTTGGATTCTGACCGCCATACAACTAAAATTGATATATGTGGCAGTCTGCCAGTATTTGATTCATAGTTTTGTGTGCCTAAATGGCCTAGCTATGAGACTTTGTGTTACGATTATTATCTTTTTTGTGCTCTGCTATATTTTTGCAGTTAAAACGGAACACGTTAACGGTAAAACTACAAGGAAGCGTGGTCTTCTCAGCTAGTGTGGTCTTTTCGCAGCCCTCTAGGGGCATTGCAATGGGCGTTCTTTTTTCCAAGGGTGAAAGGTACACTGATACGCGATTTTTGCCCTCTAGGCAAAATCTCGATCACCAAcatagcccatgttgaaaatcgtgaatcaGCGCTCTCCATCCCTCTCCTAGCAAAAAAGATAACTTCTCTTATTTGACGCACTCATAAAAggctgcgaaggaggctatttTCAGTAAACGATCTAGTGATACTATATGGAGGTGGGTGTATGGGTGAGGATGATTTTTTAGCAGGTAGATTCTATGTAACTGtttctatgtgtgtgtttttttcacgGAACATTTTGGATTTGAGGTTTGAAGCGGGGTTAGgccttgtgtgtgtgcgtgtgaccTTCTAaatatgaagttttttttttgctaccgCCTCGTCCAGTACTAGTGAAAAATCTCGCCAAAAACATGTCTTCGATTCTTTCCCGTGAAACTGTAAGACCATTCAGTCCCTAAGCCTCCTTCGAAAATTCGAGTGGCTGACTTTTATATTTCATGGAAGAGGGGGGAGGGGCTGGTTGGCGTAGGTTCTCTACTGCCCAGAAAGGGAGTGTGCCGTGGGAGAAAGTTTGCCGAGAAGGTAGCTGGAAACGagccaccccccaccccctcttCCCTTTACATGAGCTAGCCCCGCTTGAATTCTGCGAAGGCGGCTATCATCCCCTCTAGCCTCTACCCGCGGACCTGTACCTTATCTGCGGTGGACATGTTTGCCTAACCGCGGGACTGGCGGGCGGGCGTGACGTCCTGTACCGGGACATTCTGGCACGTAGATACGATCTGTCAGTGTTTTCCTAGTCTAGTGAGAGATTTAAAGACTGCTCTGAAGGATTCCCTCCTTATCAAATGACGCGAGTTTACAGTGTTGTTACACGGATTAAAGGCCAGATCGGAGACATTGATTGGGTGGAGGGGTGCAATGAATGTGTTTGTTTAATACACTTGATTTGAATCAGTCACTATAAGTCGGTCCTCGTAGGCATAAGCACGTTTTGTGAGTAAGAATTTCGTGGTTTATAACGTGTTGCTGATGTTGTAAAATCTTCTTTTGATTTTCTTATTTTtgaattacattacattacattatcaCATATATCAACAGAGGCAATTGTATAttcaattaattaattaatcacTCACTCgatcactcactcgctcactcattcactcactcactcactcactcactcactcactcactcacacacacacacacacatacgcacgcacgcacgctcacacacacacacacacatacacacatactcacgcacacacacacacacacacactctcacacacacacatggggCCTGAAAAAATGCGCACTGTTTTACGAGATATTTAAGTCAGAAATTCCGTTGTAGTATCGTATCGAGCTGCTAGGgtgccaaaaatctaatcattttgagcTCTGATCAAAACCAGAGTGCCCACATATCAAAACGATCCATCCAGGCCTTTTTGAGCTGTGCAGTTCATccaaaaacatacataccaACCGACGCTATCAAAAACATACCCTTCATAGCAAAGGCAAAAATCCGGAATGTGTCTGTCATCGATGCgtcttctctgattggctgtcatTATGACAAGGTTTCTTAAATGTACTCAGGTGCTcgccgttgctatgacaacaAACAATGACTGACAGTGTTTATTGTCGCATGTCCGTCACTGTCGGAAGTCTTAGCGCGGGCCGCGCCCACATTTCGTCGGTCGTGTTACAAAAATGTCCCAATGTTTGATTGAGGAGTTCTAATATAGGAGGTGCGGAAAGGCGGTCACTTTGGGAAGAACAAACTGGGTCACTCGATAGTAAATCGTTAGGaagtaaagctaagggtacaacccgccgtacgcgcaatttgtccgtacctttttttttgggggggggggggggcaagtccgccacgtatttctgaaaacgttcaggctgtacatggcaggcgcgtcgcccgtactggcacgtacggggggggggggggtgaatcagcagcccgatggcacacaaagttttgcctgaaCGTAAAATAATACGGCGTgcctgcgtgctccaaaatctgtcgAATTACcaacgagttcgtacggaggcggtacttaccactaacggatcccaaaagattgcccacgtttcggcacgtagacagcacgtatttgaaCGTACGGCTGGCTGTGCTCTGATCTTAATTCGTATGGCTCATGTGTTTAGTCAAACACCCCTACTTTTCTTGCTAAAGTATGATTGAGGCTTACGCTTGAAGCTCCTTCATACAAGGGACCGTCAGTTTTACGCCACCATCCGAAATgacgaatgcaatcccttaTAACATGTTAGAGCTGGGTATTAAATAACACTATATCCCATTAGATATCAAATGGACCTATGTAGCCATTAGATATTAAGAAAATGGCCAGGACAATACACAGTGGTACATATAGGGTACTTCACTTTTAACACATGAAGTGAGATTGTCCTCGAAGTGCTTTCCAACAAACACTCGTAAATCATCAATGGCGTCAGCTATTGTATCGTTATTTGATTGACCACATCAACATTTTGGCATTCATCGAAAATACTGCAGATTAACACACACAATCACCGAATAATCCTGTCTAAACCTTTTGGATCAATTATTGGATTATGACGAGCCTGTGGATTTCACGTCTGGGGTGATGTTCAAAAGTGGAACACGTTTTGGTCTGGTCACGTGTAAACAAAAGATCGCAATCGTGTCGTCTCGACATCCGGATTACGGTATTACTCATAACAAACACGCTAACATCGTTAAACACTTCAAGTTAGATCACTCTAAAGctgtgcttttgttgttttcattcacAAAATCACCTTTCTGTCATTCCAGGTAACTGAACGCTGCTTTGACAACGGAAGAGATCGTGTAATTCTATTCCCGGATTTTCTTGAGAGAGATGTAACTCGAAACTACTACGTGAAATGGCTGAACGTGGAAGAGTAGAGACATTTCTAGTCGTCGTTCTTTGCTTTGCCGCCATTTTTGTCGAACCGTCAGATTCCCGTCATGTTGGTTCGTGTGTCGGTTGCCACGGCGACAAACGACACGACGGTGACAACCTGTCCGCCCTGTCGAGATTCTGGACGAAGGTACAAGCAGCGATGATCGACACAGAGAAGCAGCTCGGAATGGAGAGGAAAACTACCGCCGAGGCCTCTTCTGTAAACGATGTCACCGGATCGCAGCAAAGCCGTTTCGCCGCTGACAAAGGAGCAAACACACAGCAGCCACTCGCGAACGATTCGCCGCGCTCGCCTGACGGTATCATCGCAAATCTAACAACCAGAATCGCGGCATTGGAGAAAACAATGGCTGACGCCGTTTCTGAGGGAGAGAGGTTGGAATCAGAAGTGACAGAGCTGAGTTTTGTTACCGAGGAAGGGCGAGAGCCACCCCTGCCAAGACATCTTCGCAGACGCGTGGAACATCTTGAAGAAAATATCGGCGTGATCGAGATGAAGTTGGAAGACGAAAAAGACAAGGTGAGGCGGTACGAAGAAGAGTTGGCTCTTGTCATCGGGAAGCAGACAAGTCTTGAAGAACAACTTCAACATCTTGAAAGTCTCATCGCGTTCCGAACTCTCGTTCCCCGGAGAGAAGGCAACCAGAGGCACAAGAAGAGTTCTCGCTCCCATGATTCCTTGTGGTCTCCATCCGGGCATCGCGGAGATGTTTCCCAGGGTGCCGTGCGCGACGAGAAGTTGACCTTGGGGGAAGATTCGGCCGACTTGGAGGATTTCTATGACTACGATGAGTACGATTATGATTTAACCCACGAGGCAAGAGAGCAAAGATAACCGTCACACAGACTGAAGATAAGAATAAATTTCATGACCATATTATTTGTCATAACAA comes from Branchiostoma floridae strain S238N-H82 chromosome 2, Bfl_VNyyK, whole genome shotgun sequence and encodes:
- the LOC118410599 gene encoding uncharacterized protein LOC118410599, whose protein sequence is MAERGRVETFLVVVLCFAAIFVEPSDSRHVGSCVGCHGDKRHDGDNLSALSRFWTKVQAAMIDTEKQLGMERKTTAEASSVNDVTGSQQSRFAADKGANTQQPLANDSPRSPDGIIANLTTRIAALEKTMADAVSEGERLESEVTELSFVTEEGREPPLPRHLRRRVEHLEENIGVIEMKLEDEKDKVRRYEEELALVIGKQTSLEEQLQHLESLIAFRTLVPRREGNQRHKKSSRSHDSLWSPSGHRGDVSQGAVRDEKLTLGEDSADLEDFYDYDEYDYDLTHEAREQR